One Thermus filiformis DNA window includes the following coding sequences:
- a CDS encoding type II toxin-antitoxin system VapC family toxin, producing MTAAPPKLLLDAGPLIALFHAADPYHAEALRGFHTLIEGKSRLIIPLPVLFEVYKWLLFEGGPAKARQALARMLEALEVEPLQLDDLEAIRLLLAARPEWKGTLEDASVALLALRLGAPVWTLNYRDLGVFKELSFWAG from the coding sequence TTGACCGCGGCCCCACCCAAACTCCTCCTGGACGCAGGGCCGCTTATCGCCCTCTTTCACGCCGCCGACCCCTACCACGCGGAGGCGTTGCGAGGCTTTCACACCTTGATCGAGGGCAAAAGCCGGCTGATCATCCCGCTGCCGGTGCTGTTCGAGGTGTACAAGTGGCTGCTCTTTGAGGGCGGCCCGGCGAAGGCGAGACAGGCGCTTGCCCGGATGCTCGAGGCCCTGGAGGTGGAGCCCCTGCAGTTGGACGACCTCGAGGCCATCCGGCTCCTGCTAGCGGCCAGGCCGGAGTGGAAGGGCACTCTGGAGGACGCCAGCGTGGCGCTCCTGGCCTTGCGGCTGGGGGCCCCGGTGTGGACGCTGAACTACCGCGACCTGGGGGTGTTTAAGGAGCTCTCCTTCTGGGCGGGGTAG
- a CDS encoding ribbon-helix-helix domain-containing protein, with protein sequence MRATIYLPDDLAQAVEAYLKEHPQTSLSALVQEALRVRLERNPAALLELAGIVEKASVNAEEGAEDRLHRSRP encoded by the coding sequence ATGCGAGCCACCATCTACCTGCCCGACGACCTGGCCCAGGCGGTGGAGGCCTACCTGAAGGAACACCCCCAGACCAGCCTCTCGGCCCTGGTGCAGGAGGCCCTGAGGGTCCGGCTAGAGCGCAACCCGGCGGCGCTTTTGGAGCTGGCCGGGATTGTGGAGAAGGCCTCGGTGAACGCCGAGGAGGGCGCCGAGGACCGCCTGCACCGCTCCCGGCCTTGA
- a CDS encoding UvrD-helicase domain-containing protein: protein MEESLRGERATPEQERAVRLFLEGGDLKLVAVAGSGKTTTLRMMAERAGNRRLLYVAFNKSVRKEAEVKFPRNTHVHTLHSYAHQEVVVGSYRQKLSLGEKGLPVTELRAALEDMLRKAYPNPVERRNRLYVVKNAVERFLSTTAPEPGPEHIDPEFRDAKREKGTWSREGEVLVEAARLVWRKMRDPNDPFPLTHDGYVRIWYDRGGRIRGYDAVLVDEAQDLNPVFLEILNRSALQKVYVGDPRQQIYAWRGAVNAMSKIPAPEAMLTQSFRFGEGLARGVRAITRFLGGEVPVVGKAPWETEVGLRVGGYPDRPFAVLARTNAGVLEALVQLRALNLLPVHVVGGVKDVLHLLGDAYALQKGRERPNPHPELAGVSSWQELEELARQELNATAVKVVGFSRRFRDLRALMELVQASHVEQEEEAKVVLSTAHKAKGREWDRVVLWDDFPAVWEGYVRRAFLEAGKEAELREQENLLYVAMTRARELLLFEGGLEELYHLGWEGGAHANGDQKKPTPIPLQGAQKAQVLDLASRALDGVLAQAVGRVKALARKALAETRLTAADPRGVAHELREVLLPILSEGFSKEVERELGPALERALAAWAAEPSPAGKKDGALPLEGALDPKRESLGHKEKEALIHQLADAIASHQVGSDPERIAFILKNRVTVLGGLGEAYLSSLLKMGPQEAAEVYSRSSGEWRRYLATGRWVDEG, encoded by the coding sequence ATGGAAGAGTCTTTGAGGGGCGAGAGGGCCACTCCCGAGCAGGAGAGGGCGGTGAGGCTTTTCCTCGAGGGCGGCGACCTGAAGCTAGTGGCGGTAGCGGGGAGCGGGAAGACCACCACGCTTCGGATGATGGCCGAAAGGGCAGGGAACAGGCGGCTCCTCTACGTGGCCTTCAACAAGTCGGTCAGGAAGGAAGCTGAGGTCAAGTTCCCGCGCAACACCCACGTTCACACCCTCCACAGCTATGCGCACCAGGAGGTCGTGGTCGGCTCCTACCGCCAGAAGCTCTCCTTGGGGGAGAAGGGGCTTCCCGTGACGGAGCTTAGGGCGGCTTTGGAAGACATGCTCCGCAAGGCGTACCCCAACCCCGTAGAGCGCCGGAACCGCCTCTACGTGGTGAAGAACGCGGTTGAGCGCTTTCTCAGCACCACGGCTCCCGAGCCCGGGCCGGAGCACATCGACCCCGAGTTCAGAGATGCAAAGCGGGAGAAGGGGACCTGGTCCCGGGAAGGGGAAGTCCTTGTGGAGGCGGCCCGGCTGGTCTGGAGGAAGATGCGCGACCCCAACGACCCCTTCCCCCTCACGCATGACGGCTACGTGAGGATCTGGTACGACCGAGGCGGACGCATCCGGGGGTACGACGCGGTGCTGGTGGACGAGGCCCAGGACCTGAACCCGGTCTTCCTGGAGATCCTGAACCGGAGCGCTCTCCAAAAGGTGTACGTGGGCGACCCAAGGCAGCAGATCTACGCCTGGCGGGGGGCGGTGAACGCCATGAGCAAGATCCCGGCCCCGGAGGCCATGCTCACCCAGAGCTTCCGCTTTGGGGAGGGGCTGGCCCGGGGGGTGCGGGCGATCACCCGCTTTCTGGGCGGCGAGGTGCCCGTGGTGGGCAAGGCTCCCTGGGAGACGGAGGTGGGGCTGCGGGTAGGGGGGTATCCGGACCGCCCGTTCGCGGTCCTAGCCCGGACCAACGCGGGGGTCCTTGAGGCCCTGGTACAGCTTCGCGCCCTGAACCTCCTTCCGGTTCACGTCGTGGGGGGTGTGAAGGACGTCCTCCACCTTCTGGGGGATGCCTACGCCCTTCAGAAGGGCAGGGAGCGCCCGAACCCCCATCCGGAGCTGGCGGGGGTGTCCAGCTGGCAGGAGCTGGAGGAGCTGGCCCGGCAGGAGCTGAACGCCACGGCCGTCAAGGTGGTGGGCTTCTCCCGGCGCTTTAGGGACCTAAGGGCCCTGATGGAGCTGGTTCAGGCTTCTCACGTGGAGCAGGAAGAGGAGGCCAAGGTGGTCCTCTCCACCGCCCACAAGGCCAAGGGGCGGGAGTGGGACCGGGTGGTCCTCTGGGACGACTTCCCGGCCGTCTGGGAAGGGTACGTGCGGCGGGCCTTCCTGGAGGCCGGAAAGGAGGCGGAGCTAAGGGAGCAGGAGAACCTCCTCTACGTAGCGATGACCCGGGCCCGGGAGCTCCTCCTCTTTGAAGGGGGCCTCGAGGAACTCTACCATCTGGGTTGGGAGGGCGGCGCACACGCCAACGGGGACCAGAAGAAGCCCACCCCCATACCGCTCCAAGGCGCCCAAAAAGCCCAGGTCCTGGACCTCGCAAGCAGGGCCCTTGACGGGGTGCTGGCCCAAGCAGTCGGGAGGGTCAAGGCCCTGGCCAGAAAGGCGCTTGCAGAGACTAGGCTGACCGCCGCCGACCCCAGGGGTGTGGCGCACGAGCTGAGGGAAGTCCTGCTACCCATCTTGTCGGAGGGGTTCTCCAAGGAGGTGGAGAGGGAGTTGGGGCCGGCCCTGGAGCGGGCTTTGGCGGCGTGGGCTGCCGAGCCGAGTCCAGCCGGGAAGAAGGACGGAGCGCTGCCTCTGGAGGGCGCCCTTGACCCGAAGAGGGAGAGCCTGGGCCATAAGGAGAAGGAGGCGCTCATACACCAGCTGGCCGACGCCATCGCTTCCCATCAGGTGGGGTCCGATCCAGAGCGCATAGCCTTCATCCTTAAGAACAGGGTGACGGTCTTGGGAGGGCTCGGCGAGGCGTACTTGAGCTCCCTGCTGAAGATGGGGCCCCAGGAGGCCGCGGAGGTTTACTCTCGTTCCTCCGGAGAGTGGAGGCGCTACCTGGCCACGGGCAGGTGGGTTGATGAAGGCTGA
- a CDS encoding SdpI family protein — MGTAGSGGGGSGGTIIIFIAVSIFFLAALLIGLSIPFLQDKVPPNGVYGFRTPKTLSDPAIWYEANRFAAKASIAVGIVMFVLGVVLLLLNRYTNLSLNTLVWLSVAFEFIPALVLLLVLLLYERRL, encoded by the coding sequence ATGGGAACTGCTGGAAGTGGAGGCGGCGGAAGTGGCGGAACCATCATTATTTTTATCGCCGTTTCGATTTTCTTCTTGGCAGCGCTGTTGATCGGCTTATCCATCCCGTTCCTACAGGATAAGGTTCCTCCCAACGGTGTCTATGGTTTCAGAACACCCAAAACTTTGTCCGATCCAGCCATTTGGTACGAGGCCAATCGCTTCGCAGCCAAGGCTTCGATTGCGGTTGGCATTGTCATGTTTGTTCTTGGCGTTGTGCTCCTGCTCCTAAATCGCTACACAAATCTCAGCCTCAATACCCTGGTTTGGTTGAGCGTGGCTTTTGAGTTCATACCAGCACTGGTTCTCTTGCTAGTGCTTCTCTTATACGAACGGAGGTTGTGA